The Anolis carolinensis isolate JA03-04 chromosome 1, rAnoCar3.1.pri, whole genome shotgun sequence genome window below encodes:
- the LOC134295325 gene encoding uncharacterized protein LOC134295325 yields the protein MFMFPTVKVPGDTTKSLVCSFRSGCGELTLSQEYGHHPAVAVRCNMQVEDEELLGAGGGRSERATPETDAEFHQLAALASSTAYAQPNGVTQRRGVVRGDSTGGEEGSPSPGPQKMVFLEERMSAMETTLAVMSRAMERLAVLAEPERGRELRASSMWDVSMGSSQGFADLPAPKGREMRKEPGARPKIRTSLTRVEESDDEGEKPPRISATLPTETLVPLANAGRGTGQREAAAGPTGPQGGLRRAEDWGLPPQGPLPRREELRIEFGGESSELDFFLTTVRGYMEDNAHTFRTESSRVRAIGAVLKRGAASWYVQLHARRDPCLGSLRRFMGALETRFRDPLEQIRAREELKTVSQGQRSVSEYAEEFQCLAEKVPEWSAVTKIELFKEGLRREILSWAVHRDEPDTLRGWIQLAGRIETSLAQARRHRGGLQQRPQMKEGSRKEGSTPAGRRTEPTGNVSTSRRGCFVCGRLGHRAAECWQRKGEGGGPPKPRAVAGKRAEEEPPMRHHSGGLDEGEEDAMSEPCY from the exons atgttcatgtttcctacagtaaaagttcctggtgataccacaaagagtctcgtgtgttcattcaggagcggctgtggtgagctgacactaagccaagaatacggacaccatcccgctgtagcggtgaggtgtaacatgcaagtggaggatgaagagctcttgggcgccggaggaggaaggtcggaaagggccactcccgagacggacgctgagttccaccagctggcggccctggcgtcatccaccgcttatgcccagccaaatggggtaacccagaggcgcggagtggtgcggggagatagcaccggaggagaggaaggttcaccttccccaggcccgcaaaagatggtgtttctggaggagaggatgtcggcgatggagaccaccctggcagtgatgtcgagggcgatggagcgcctggcggttttggcggagccggagcgaggaagggaactccgggctagctcaatgtgggacgtgagcatgggaagcagccagggctttgcagacctcccagcaccgaagggaagggaaatgcgaaaggagcccggtgcccggcccaagatccgaacgagcctgacgcgggtggaggagagtgacgacgaaggggaaaagcctccgagaatctcggctacgctcccaactgagaccctggtgcccctggcgaatgccgggcgtggcacaggacaaagggaagcagcagcggggcccactggcccgcaagggggcttgcgacgggcggaggattggggattgccaccacagggacccctaccgagacgagaggaactaaggatcgagtttgggggagagtcctctgaactggattttttcctgaccacggtgaggggctatatggaggacaatgcccacacttttagaacggaatccagccgggtacgggccattggcgcagtgttgaagaggggagcggccagctggtacgttcaactacacgcgcggcgcgacccatgtctggggtcactccgacgctttatgggggccctggagacccgtttccgagatccactggagcagatccgggcgagggaggagttgaagaccgtctcccaggggcagaggtcggtgtctgagtatgcggaggagttccaatgcctcgctgaaaaggtgccggaatggtctgcagtgacaaagatagaactcttcaaagaggggctcaggcgggagatcctctcctgggcggtgcatcgtgatgagcctgacacactgcgcggatggattcagctggcggggcgcatcgagacatcgctggcccaggcgaggaggcaccgaggagggctacagcagcggccgcagatgaaagaggggagccggaaggagggatcaaccccagccgggaggagaacggagccgacagggaacgtgagcaccagcaggaggggctgcttcgtgtgcggccgtttgggccacagggctgccgagtgctggcagagaaaaggggaaggcggaggcccgcccaaaccaagagccgtggcagggaaacgcgccgaggaagaaccaccgatgaggcaccactcgggggggttg gacgaaggggaggaggacgccatgtcagaaccctgctactag